CAAACAACGGGCTGCTTATCCACTGATCCCATCTTCTGGAAACAGTTTTGAACCTAAAGAGTGTTTTTGCAGGGAGTAAATGAAGAGCATGGTCCCTCAAGACATCTTCTAACCCTGCTTCCTTCCTGTCTACATATTTGAGGGCTTTATTGTAATCCACCGGAGTCTTAGCTTTAGCCTTGGGTGAGAGGATTGGAAGCTGAAATACAAGCAGACCTCATCATATTGATAATCAGGAAGTTTAAAAAGGTGATGTGGTGATTGAAGACAGAGAAGTAAATAACTTCAATCTCCATTATTGTTTGTTTCACAAATGCAGAAAAGACTAAGAAGTCATTTCCATAAGAGATAGAACAAGAAAGTGGTCAAACAGATCCTAGTTCAAACTATTCTAGACCTTCTAACTTACAAAACAAAGCTTAAAGAAGACAATAGCACAAAAATCTATATGGGCAACTCCACGTGGACATGTTCTCACGCTTAGAATTAAGAgtgacaaaaagaaaaaaaaaactaaagacaTTGCATACCTCATAAAAACGCTCATCAACATCCCCCTCTAAATCTGAATCTTCAAGTAAACAAAAGTCATCTTCCAAAGTTTCTCGATTATTGCCCTCGAAATCGGCCATAAACCTGCAGGCATATGTTTGATTTAGTCAGTAAATGACAAACAATGCCTTGGTAAGCTTGTTAACACCCTTGATTGCTGTACACACACAAATATTAATAAGGCAACCAAAGTCAAACCTTAAAATGGCATGGTTAACATTGAAAAGCATATAACAAAGAATATGAACAAAAACAGAGTTGAACGATGATAATAGACATTAAGAAAGTAGCAAGGAATTTACAATTAACAGCTGATAAGATAGACACAAAATGAAGCCAAACTAATCAATCCTATGAAACAAACCTTTCTTGATTCAAGGAAAGGTTAGTCAAGAGTTGAGAGAAATGTTTGATAGAAATAGAATGCTTAAAAGTAGAaacaatgaaaagaaaaaaagaaaaccgaagtaaaaaaaaaagcaattgtTTGGGACCCACACAAGAAAACTGAACACGTACGAAGCTTGGCACGAAATTTACGCCTTCAAGAAACTACATGGAAATTCAGTCGAAGAAAATTCTTTCCTTAGCCCCATTTTCTTTCTTGTTGAATTTTTATTTCTGAGCAAACAAACAGAAAGAACCAAGAAAATAAATCCCAAAAAAAGGGGGTTGAAAAAAACACACGAAAGCCTTACAAAGAAATTTAGAAAACACTAAACGACTTAAGTCAAGTCAACACAGTTGACCGGTCCCCGGAAATAGACATGTCAAACAGAAAAAGACACTGAAGCATCAAGTTTAACACTTTACAATTCTTGTTTTTTTCGATACTACACGGAAATCCTATTGTCGAAAAGTTTTTTCATTTTATCCTTAATATTCTTAGGAAACAAACAGAAAGAGATCAAGAAAACAAAGCTAACCCAAAGCGTACTGAAGGAAGCAGAGAGTCCGAGCGAGGCAAAATCCTGAAAATGAAAAAGATTTGATCCCTCAAAGATGCTTCAAAGAGTTTTGAGACAGTTTATAACATTGAACTTCCTTTTCGGGCTTACGACTAACGCAATAACTTACTTGGTCGATAAGATTTCTCAGGTTAAACATATGATTGGCTGCCTCGATGCCCACTTTTCTTTAATTGTGggttttaatatcatttttaacCCTCCTTATCTTTCATTTGTGAaacattttttataatatttatttctattaaattttaaattcattttttatttttgttatcaaGAGATATTTATTAAGTTATAGCACACTACTGTGTGGGTTAAAAGAGAAGGTTAAAAGGTACATAACTCTTTTAACTTTCatgaaaaaatcaattaaattcttTTATGAAAATgcattcaattaaaatttttttgacaATGGTTTTTGTCTTTGTTCATGCCAGTAATTGTTGCTActaacattttcaaaatatatataatatttcaaTAGTTACAAATTAAAAGTTATGTCACTTGATTATTAActaaaagttgtcaatatttatATAGATGAGTTATATCTCTTAAGTTCAAAAGTTATATCAATTGATTATTAACAAATTGTCATAATTATTCTAGTAGATATCTATTGAATAATTATATTCATTGCTAAATATATGACTATCCATCTAGATAATTATATTCCTATGAAGAGACATGAGGCTTCctatataaattttcatttgtATGACACACTAAAAAAACACATCAAAAGCTTTTTTCTATTCTCTCGCaaattttatatttctagattgtTTTATAAAGAATAAttgcataattttttttatagaaaatgATATTCTTGCTATGCTATGCTCTATGAACTATTTCCATCAATGCAAAAAATTGATAGCCATTGAGCTTTGTTGTATCCTCGGAGTTCATTTGTCAGTAACTCTTTTACACATCATAATAGGTGAGagaatttttaaaaaagtaaTATTGATACACGCATTGAATCctttattaatttcttataagttCATTTTATCCTCACTGTAAACTACAACGTtagcaaaataaaattaaaaatatttaaaatttttattctatAATAAACGTGGAGAAATGATCCTCCAGCTTCTTTTCAAACttaattttattaaagtttttacaaaattataaatttatagaaATGTTaagtaaatttcaaaaattaaactttaaaaaaaatatttttattttttaaattcataaTAAATCTAGATATATGATAATCCAAAGAATAAGTCTAAATATGTAGattcatttaaattttaattttattaatataaaaaatatttaaaaatatatacaaacaATCACAATATTCTAGAaccattatattttaataaatttgttttatagattatgtGCAAAACGGTTCTAAGATATGTCATTGCCTGTATATAAACTTCATTGGAACAAAAATAATCattgaaaaaggaaaaaggtTGCTAAATCCAACAACATTTTATAGTTTTGCTAAAAAAGTAATCATGAAATTACAAATCTCTTTTTGGTGATTCTCGAGGAAGTGAATAATTAATCATATAATATGTTTTATCCTCATTAGTAAAGATCAAACTCTCAACTACATGATTAAAAAATAAGTTTACTATCACACCTCATAGTTATCACATTACAAACTTTACCTTTCTAAAACACGAAAAAAAATTCCCAATAGTTAACTATTTAACCGTGTATCATAGATCCTTACTACAAAAGGACCAAAAAAGatttaataacaaaataaaataaaagacacAATAAAAACATATTTACAAATGCCTGATAATGAGAATAAAAGGGGGAGATTGTGTAGGGTGTTCTTGTCAAGGCCGGTCCATACAGACAGCAGCGCATGGTCTTAGAGCTCAACAAGGCTATTCACATACCCAACAATTCCTGCCTTGGTATCAATATCAAGTTCACCCAAATCCTTAGAGGCCCTCTTCTTCATTTCATAAGAATAAAACTTGTTCCCATTACTAAGCAACACTACATCCCCACCAATAAACACTACTCCTCCATGCCCATATCCATACCTACCCGAAGCATTATTATTAGATGATGCGGGTAATGAAATATCAACATGAATCTTGGGTTGCATTTCTTCCCACATCTTGGCATGGCTGTTCATTTGCATGGTATTCGAGTGAGTATTAGATAGCATATTCACGACCAAGTTTTGAGCATGTACGTATGCCGAACAAAGCTTCCCATTCCTCATTCCTAAGGTCCCAACTACACTATCGAGGAGCTGAAACCGTTCTGAATTGAGATCGAATGCGGTAATTCCAAAGCCCATCGTCTGCCAATAAACAGTGCCATTCACATGAATACCTGACTTAGGCATGACCTTCCTCTCAGAAAAACAAATCTCACGAGAAATTATCCATGATCTTTTCTCAGAGGAATATATCTCAAACTCATATCCATCAAGTTCAGATGGAAAAGCACAAACTAACTTATAATCAGCAGTGAAGTTCAGCAATGATGGTTCAAATACGAGCACTACGGCAGGGTCAGACCCATGATCAGCATCTGGTTTTGGAAGTTTCTTCCACTGCTTGGTAACAGGATTGCAGATGTAGTAAGCCTTGTAACCAGTACGCCCCTGGCAACAAAGCAGCCCATTACAAGAGGACCTAATATCAACAGGTTCGGGCAGAAACTTTAGAGATGGGTCTGGAACACCATAAGCCACAGGGTCAAGAGACATGAATGACGGCAGACCTGCTTGTGATTGGTAAAAGAAACCCGAGACAGAATGGAAAGAATTTGATTGATTGTGCGCAAAGAAAGGTGTTGATATTAGATGCTTCCAATCCCGACAAACTCCAAAGCACCGGAAAAGTGATTTAGCAGGAAGGTAACGAAGTGCATTCTCCCTTACTATGTCTTTTAGATCCATGTAAATCTTGTTGTTTTTGTTACCATAGAAGTTAGTCagcttttttcctcgatccatTTAACTTGAACTTCCCCCACTTCTCACACTGCAGCCAGATATACAACATTACCAAAAAACCATTTAAAAGAACACAAATAATTACCCTAACAACATAGAATGGCGAAAGCCTGAAACAAAGTTACTATTACCAAAATTATACGTGCATAAATGCTTCAAAGACTATTCACGGTTCAAGAGTGACTTGAGATGGGTTCACTTACGAAATTTACCTTGAGAAATCaatatttctttttcaaaaataacgTTAATcgtccaaaatttcaaaaatctaaaaataaaactcAAACTTAATATCAGAATTCGCCAGACCTCCAAAGCACCCAATTTCACATCgattccttttattttctttttccagTATTCAGAAGTACAGAATTTAATAATTCGAATCCGCAAATTAAAAAGGAAGGGgtttcattctttctttttttttttttccttttttctagtTTTCTTTTGACTTTCCCCTATTCATTTTCTCGGCAACCAAACACATTGTAAGCgcataaaaacctaatgaaaagCTAAAATTAAGAATTAACTAAAAAATAGGTACCACTAGTAAAAAGAGGAAACCGAAAACAGCAAACtcaagagagagaaaagaaacatTAATTAAAGAGCAGAAGCCTAATGAACATAATTAAGGACATAAGCAGAGCTAAGAGAGCGATTAAAGGACAAAAATAAAAGcgaaattattattaaaagtgAAGAAAGTGAGTGAGAAGCGATACCTGTAAGATCTTTTACTTGGCTTTGATGTTGTTGATCTGACAAAGAGCTTTTTCATCTAGACTTTGGAGAGAAGTTTTTGATTTTGCTTGGGCCCTTCCTTTTTCGgctaatatataaaattaataacctAGAGCAGTCTTCACGTCTATATGGAGTGTTTGGATATATGGattttgtaataatttcaatggaagacagaaatttaaaaaaatttactctCTTTCAACTTTAATTTAACTCTTTGCCAGCGTTTCATCTTCTCTCATTTCAATCAAACGTCAAATATTACatttcattaaatattttaaaaatataataataatttacgaatttattcttattatataaaatataatatttatatatttaatttttataataaattttattgttatcaaatatttgaattaaacatttaatattaaattttattggatcatttttacattattttttcAAGCCCCAATgtaacataatttattttaagtattgaattttttttaaatataatacatAACCGTAATGAAATTTGATTGATCACTTATCTTATCTATTTTACTTCTAATTCTAAATGGGTTGCCAATCATTTgttcattctcaaaatcatacaataagccttaattttttttccttttcctcataaagattcataaatattataataaaattaaattttcaattagTATATCGAAAAAgacaaaaaataatagaaaataaatataatatgaaaatgatataatatatatatgattaaatatgtatataaaaaataAGATTAAGGAAAAAACTTACTTCTCAAGAATTCATAGTAGTAATAGAGAAAATCAAATAATAGGAAGGAGGAAGGAGGCAATAACTTCtttttattcttcttcttcttttacatTTATGGATAGATTAATACCTAAACTAATATAAAATAGGTTAATTTAGTcttgttattttttaaatttctaatCTACATGGGAAAAAACATTCCCACCTTTTATCATAGGAATTACATTATTATGTTCATAGGAAAATAACTTccaaaaaaaagttaaatttcaaGGAAAGTAAATAAAAATTGATATATCAAATGTTGAAATCGTTTTCCGATTGATTAAATTTCCAAGAAAGTGACCACTTTCCATCATACCAATGTTACCTTAATATTTATTCATTTTGTTATTTTGactctatttttttttactttgactCTCAATCTtcgaaatttagttaatttgcttttttatgaaaaaattgactaaattattaaaattttaaagatactAATGTGACAGCTCGTGTGACAATTTACATGTACTTAATCATTAACGTGAATAGATTTTTTTTAACCATTTatgaacttttttttatttttaaatatattttttattttttgaactattatgaaataaaaatgaaCTGTCATATGACTTATCACGTCAATgggtttaaatttttaattgtcAAGTCAACTTTTCCTCTAAAAAAAACTTCACTAAATTTTACAAGTTGATTAGGGCTAAATAGTGGTACCACACTCAATGATGTTTTCccattttttattgaagttaagGCAGTAAAAATGCTCACGCTGGTAAAGTTGAAGCCAATATAAAAcgattctaaaaaataaaatacaagtctAGACTTTTGAGTGAATAGAGGCGTGGTAAAAGGGGTAGGTAGAAGCCTTGGCTTTccaaaaatgaaaaattgatattTCAGTTCTCttataaataatgaaattataaattaatatatgatgaaattgcattttactatttcaaaaatcaTAAACTAAAGTCTTAAAACACTAAATCCTAAACTCTAATCTTAACCCTCAAACCcaaaacatttaaataattaCAAATTAAAGTGATAGAAAAAGGGAACAAATTTAAGGATTGGAAATGAACTTTGGGTGTGGGGGAATAAGGTGCCAATAGTCATATTTATAAGATTTTTAGCCTATAAGTTGAAATCAATCGGTGTCAACAAGGCTCACTGAGTCACCAACTATAAGTGGCAACCTATACAAAATCTAAACTTAACAACTACATTTGTCAGAGTTCAGTATTGTTGCATGTCATATATTAGTTTGTTgcaggattaaattaaatttttatcatttttgggaTCAAATTTGACCATTTACTTGTTTATAATATAAAGGGGCCAATGTAAtattttttccattttagggaGGACTTGAACCTTGCCAACCCCCTTAGTACCGCGCCCGATTTTTTAGTTCTATACTATGAGGCCACCTCTTGTGGTAGGCGACTTATTAAGTAATTGCCCTATAAATATAACCCACATCTGATTTGTTATGAAATTATCTAATTGGTTAGGATTTAAGGTTAAGATATTAGGGATTCAATTGATTCAAAAAAGATAAAATGGTGTCCAAAATTACTTTTTTCTAGTGTGTTGTTCCTTGACAATACTCACTCACTTTATTTAAGTGATATGTAAATGAGAAAATGCTTCCTGATGAGTCATCAACATATGATTATTTTGGAGTATATCTTACTTACATTTACTTAGTTTATTgagtatttttatatgttttaaattcattttagtgatttgacttttttttttgtttgtattGTAAATGTTGtatatttttagtgtttttcaTGCATTTAGTTTCAATAAAATATTCCATGTGGAATTTGCAAGTAAAACAGGTTTGGGAAGAATATGTCAATACATGGAACCATAAGATTAAATGCACTAAGCCTAAAGTTGATCTAAGATGATGAGTGAAAGTTCAAAGCTCAAAGATTAAAAATTTGTTATAGGAACACATTCAGAACTTTTAGTCAGAAGACCTTTTAGTGTTTCTATCATGTCTTGAGCTTTAGGATTCCATTTTGGGTTTACCTTATATCATCAGAAAGGGGATTTGAAGTTCAAATATTGGCACACTAGCACCAAAATGCATCAGGAATAGATCCAAAAGTAAAGATAAATTTGCAAGTTTCACATTGATGGACAATTTTTACGCATTTTCATGGTTGGTTCATATCTTTTAACACAATTGGAGTTTGGagttgaaatttttacagcataTAG
This is a stretch of genomic DNA from Gossypium arboreum isolate Shixiya-1 chromosome 11, ASM2569848v2, whole genome shotgun sequence. It encodes these proteins:
- the LOC108471141 gene encoding F-box protein At5g03970-like produces the protein MDRGKKLTNFYGNKNNKIYMDLKDIVRENALRYLPAKSLFRCFGVCRDWKHLISTPFFAHNQSNSFHSVSGFFYQSQAGLPSFMSLDPVAYGVPDPSLKFLPEPVDIRSSCNGLLCCQGRTGYKAYYICNPVTKQWKKLPKPDADHGSDPAVVLVFEPSLLNFTADYKLVCAFPSELDGYEFEIYSSEKRSWIISREICFSERKVMPKSGIHVNGTVYWQTMGFGITAFDLNSERFQLLDSVVGTLGMRNGKLCSAYVHAQNLVVNMLSNTHSNTMQMNSHAKMWEEMQPKIHVDISLPASSNNNASGRYGYGHGGVVFIGGDVVLLSNGNKFYSYEMKKRASKDLGELDIDTKAGIVGYVNSLVEL